One stretch of Sander vitreus isolate 19-12246 chromosome 16, sanVit1, whole genome shotgun sequence DNA includes these proteins:
- the pnx gene encoding homeobox protein pnx, whose protein sequence is MQPVAAKGPLSHRTPFSVEDILDPTKFTRRIICARDATTGASTGRDELREQQHPAADGGGSPEAKSRRVRTAFTLEQLQILEGSFRRCHYLSVLERHTIASALRLSETQVKIWFQNRRTKWKKECVQGGKEAEEEEATFTSSHPLTYGPLYCQQRAPLQLFAPLPLLPFHHYYT, encoded by the exons atgcagccAGTCGCAGCCAAAGGCCCGCTCAGCCACAGGACGCCTTTTTCTGTGGAGGATATTTTGGATCCAACAAAGTTCACAAGGAGAATAATCTGTGCTCGAGATGCAACGACAG GTGCTTCTACTGGCAGAGATGAACTCAGGGAGCAGCAGCATCCTGCGGCCGACGGCGGCGGCAGCCCGGAGGCAAAAAGCCGACGGGTCCGCACGGCTTTCACCCTGGAGCAGCTGCAGATACTGGAGGGCAGCTTCCGCCGGTGCCACTACCTGTCGGTGCTGGAGCGGCACACCATCGCCTCGGCCCTGCGCCTCTCCGAGACTCAGGTCAAGATCTGGTTCCAGAACAGACGCACCAAGTGGAAGAAGGAGTGTGTGCAGGGGGggaaggaggcggaggaggaggaagccACTTTCACATCCTCACATCCTCTGACCTACGGGCCGCTTTACTGCCAGCAGCGCGCTCCACTGCAGCTGTTTGCaccgctgccgctgctgcccTTTCATCATTATTACACATGA